The following are from one region of the Desulfobacterales bacterium genome:
- a CDS encoding flavodoxin family protein, producing VQLAGKSVRGCIACMKCFETKNQRCVMKENEAINDCIQKMVAADGIILASPTYFANVSTELKALIDVAGMVGLANDYLYKRKAGAGIVAVRRGGAIHAFDAINHFFFIEQMIVPGSSYWNIGYGLDKGDVEKDEEGLLTMKVLGQNMAWLMGKIKG from the coding sequence GTTCAGCTTGCGGGCAAATCCGTCCGAGGTTGTATTGCCTGCATGAAATGCTTTGAGACAAAAAACCAGCGCTGCGTCATGAAGGAAAATGAGGCGATCAACGACTGCATTCAAAAAATGGTTGCCGCCGACGGCATCATCCTGGCCTCCCCCACCTATTTTGCGAATGTGAGCACCGAGCTTAAAGCCCTGATCGATGTGGCCGGCATGGTCGGCCTTGCCAACGATTACCTTTATAAACGCAAAGCCGGAGCGGGCATTGTGGCCGTGCGACGGGGCGGAGCCATCCACGCGTTTGATGCGATCAATCACTTCTTTTTCATCGAACAGATGATCGTGCCGGGCTCTTCCTACTGGAACATCGGCTATGGCCTGGACAAGGGTGATGTGGAAAAGGATGAGGAAGGGCTTCTGACCATGAAGGTTTTGGGACAGAATATGGCGTGGCTGATGGGAAAGATTAAGGGATAA